Part of the Magnetospirillum sp. WYHS-4 genome is shown below.
CGCGTAGGGCGCGCCGTAGCCGGGACCGCCATAGCCGTAGCCGGGGGCGCCAAAACCAGGGCCGCCGTAGCCGGGGCCAGGGCCGCCGTAGCCGTAGCCGGGACCGCCGTAGCCGTAGCCTGGCCCGCCGTAGCCGTAGCCGGGTCCGCCGCCGTAGCCGTTGCCATAGCCGCTACCGCTGCCGCGACCGCTCATGCTGAAATCCATGTTGCCGAATCCGTCGCCGTTGCCGCTGTTGCCGAAGGGGCCCCAGCCCCAGGCCTGGGCGGCGCCCGGCGCGATCACGGTTCCGGCCAGCGCCAGGGCGAGGGCCGAAGCCTTGAGGAGTTTCTTCATCGGGTTAGTCCTTTCAAGTGCTTTTCCCTCGTGGGTGGAGACCGAATGCCGGGAGGAGGGGCGGCTCCAGGCGTCGGCTGGCCGGGAACGCCATCGGCGTTCCGCGCTAATTCCGGACGTAGTCATGCATTCACCGGGGTGCTGCGCTTTCGACAGCGCGGGCACAACCTGTTGCTCCAGCCTTCGCTGGAAAACTTCTCGCCGCAAGACAGACAACACCGTTGGCGGGGCACATCCCCACCGGCCCTCGTGATGGCGGCAGGCGGGTTGTCGGGCGGATCGATGGGCTTGGCGATGTCGTGCATGGCAAGAGTCCTGATGCAGCCCTTATTCCTCGGGCGTCTCGGTCGGCGGGGGCGGAGCGGAGCCATCCTCCGGCTTCGCCACTCCCGCCTTGTCCTGCTTCGCGGCGAGACGTTCCGCCTTCTTTTCCGCCTTTTGGCGCTCCCGTTCGAAGCGTTCGAAGCGGTAGTTGGGCTTTTTGGGCATTGGCGTTCCTTCCGACGCGGCGGTCGCGTGCAAGCAGTTGGGGTGAGGCCGCCGGGCGGCGATGGCCATGGCGGCGGCGGTCATGTCGGGCCGCGGCTCCGTCGCCGGTAGGCCCAAAGGGCGGCTTCCGCCGCCAATTTGCGTTCGAGGGACGGCGCTTCCTTGAAGGCCAGGATCAAGGCCCGATAGACAGTGCTGGCAACGGCGTCCTGACTGCCGCGGGAAACTCGGGCCGGCGTGCGAACGTCGCGCGATTGGGGCCCGGTGATGCCGGGAACCCGAAGATTTCGTGATAACAAGAGTAAGGCTTTCCTTTGAGTGTCCAATATCCGGTTTCTTGAGCGAAACCAAATCTGACACCACTTCCTGTTTTTGACGCACAGGGATGAGAAAAACGCAGCCTACATCCACTCACAAGGACGACGCCCTTGTCAGGAGGCCCCTCATCCCATGATTTACAGGAAGGTGATTTGATCTTCACACATCCGTGTAAGGATGTCAAAGTTTTATTCCCATATCTGCCGTCGCGTGCCCGACGCAGAACACCCGTACCCTGCCGGGGGCTTGCGCCAGGGCGATAATACGGATTTGCTAATATTCAAATGTCTCCGTTTCAGCTTTGATTTCAAGGCGGTAAATGGGCGGTGTCGGGGCTTGACAGGGCGGGGGGGCGTCGGTACTGTGCATCGCAGCATAGCGGTGCGTTTCCTGCCGGACGGAGGATCTTTCGCCCCTCGCCGATGAATGACCAACCCCCACCGGATCCCCTGGAGGACCTGGATGTCCGCTTGAAGCGGGCCCGGGCCGAGGCCGAAGCCCCCGAAGGGCGAGGCCCGGCACTCAAGGTTTCCATGACCGGCTTCGGGATGGCCTTTCGCATCGGGACCGAGATGGTCGCGGCCCTAGGGCTGGGAGTGGCGATAGGAATCCTGCTGGATCGTTGGTTGGGGACGTCGCCGGGGTTCCTGGTGGTGTTCTTCTTTCTCGGCGCGGGCGCCGGTGCGTTGAACGTCTATCGGGCGGCTTGCGGGATCGGCATGGCGCCGGGCTACCGCCGGCCGGGGGATGATCGAGGGGACGGTCCGCCCGAGGTGGGCGGCTGAAACGACAGGCGGAATTTCCGGAAAGGCGGCGACGTGGCCAATCCTCTCCATCAGTTCGAGATCAAGACTATCGTGCCCATCGAGATCGGCGGGCTGAATGCCTCGCTGACCAACTCGGGCGTTTTCATGCTGCTGACCGTGGCGGCGGTCACCCTGTTCCTGACGGTGGGCATGCGGGGCCGCGCCCTGGTGCCGGGCCGCTGGCAGTTGATGGCCGAGATGTCCTACGAGTTCATCGCCAACATGATTCGCGACAACGTGGGCAGCGAAGGGCGGCGCTACTTCGCCTTCATCTTCTCGCTGTTCATGTTCATCCTGTTCGCCAACCTGTTGGGCCTGATTCCCTTCGCCTTTACCTTCACCAGCCACATCATCGTCACCTTCGCCATGGCGCTGTTCGTCTTCCTGGGCGTGACGGTGGTCGGTTTCGCCAAGCATGGCATGCATTTCCTGCACTTCTTCGTTCCCAAGGGCGTGCCGTCCTGGATGACGCCCTTCCTGGTGCTGATCGAGGTGCTGTCTTACCTGTCTCGGCCGTTCAGCCTCTCGATTCGCCTGTTCGCCAACATGATGGCCGGCCATACCATGATGAAAGTCTTCGCCGGCTTCATCGTGCCGTTGAGCTTCTGGGGCGGATGGGCGCCTTTGGGCGTCGACGTGCTGCTGACCGCCTTCGAATTCCTCGTGGCGTTCCTGCAGGCCTACGTGTTCACCGTGCTCACGTGCCTGTATCTGAACGACGCGATCCACCTGCATTAAGCAACGCAAACCAAGGAACAGTGACCATGGCTATGGAATATCTTCAGCCCGCCAAGATGATCGGTGCCGGCCTGGCGGTGATCGGTCTGGGTGGCGTCGGTGCCGGTATCGGCAACATCTTCTCCTCCCTGATTAATTCGATCGCCCGCAACCCGGCCTCGCGCGGCCAGGTGTTCGGCTTGGCGATGCTGGGCTTCGCCCTCGTGGAGGCGGTGGCGCTCTACGCGCTGCTGATCTCCTTCCTGATCCTGTTCACCTGAACGGAGCGGCCATGCGCCCGGCGAAGTTCCTCATCGCGATCGGGGCCGCCGCCGCTGGGCTGGCGGCGAGCGCCGGCAGTGCCTTCGCCGAAGGCTTGCCGCAGCTCGACACCAAGGCCTTCGCGCCGCAGTTGGTGTGGCTGGCGGTTTCCTTCGCCCTGCTCTATCTGCTGATGGCGCGGGTGGCGCTGCCGCGGGTTTCCGAGGTCTTGGAAGACCGCAAGCGGCGTATCGAGGAAAACCTGAAGAAGGCCGAATTTCTGAAGGCCGACGCGGCGGCGATGGCCGAGGCCTACCAGAAGGCCATCACCGAGGCCAAGAGCCAGGCCCAGAACGCGGTACGGGAAGTGCGCGAGAAGGCCGCCGCCGAAGCCGCGAATCGCCAAGCGGTGCTGGTCGAGCGACTTTCCGGGCAGGTCCGGGAAGCGGAGGCGCGCATCGAGGCCGCCCGCAATGCCGCCGTGGCCGATATCCGGGGGATGGCGGTCGAGGTGGCGGTGGCCGCTGCCGAGCGCCTCCTTGGGGAGCGTCCGGATGGGGCGGCCGTGCAGGCCGCCGTCGACAAGGCGATGAAGGAGCGTGGGTGATGCAGGCTTGGGCTGCCGAGGTTTCGGGGGCGGCGCAAGGCGCGGAGCCCTTTTTCCATGCTCCCGAATTCTGGGTGGCGCTGGCTTTCGTCATCATGGTGGCGGCGTTCGGCCGCAAGGCATGGGCGACCATCGCCACCGGCCTGGACGACAAGGCCGAAACCATCAGGAACCGCATCGAGGAAGCCGAACAGCTGC
Proteins encoded:
- a CDS encoding F0F1 ATP synthase subunit B', whose product is MRPAKFLIAIGAAAAGLAASAGSAFAEGLPQLDTKAFAPQLVWLAVSFALLYLLMARVALPRVSEVLEDRKRRIEENLKKAEFLKADAAAMAEAYQKAITEAKSQAQNAVREVREKAAAEAANRQAVLVERLSGQVREAEARIEAARNAAVADIRGMAVEVAVAAAERLLGERPDGAAVQAAVDKAMKERG
- a CDS encoding AtpZ/AtpI family protein, translating into MKRARAEAEAPEGRGPALKVSMTGFGMAFRIGTEMVAALGLGVAIGILLDRWLGTSPGFLVVFFFLGAGAGALNVYRAACGIGMAPGYRRPGDDRGDGPPEVGG
- a CDS encoding F0F1 ATP synthase subunit A; amino-acid sequence: MANPLHQFEIKTIVPIEIGGLNASLTNSGVFMLLTVAAVTLFLTVGMRGRALVPGRWQLMAEMSYEFIANMIRDNVGSEGRRYFAFIFSLFMFILFANLLGLIPFAFTFTSHIIVTFAMALFVFLGVTVVGFAKHGMHFLHFFVPKGVPSWMTPFLVLIEVLSYLSRPFSLSIRLFANMMAGHTMMKVFAGFIVPLSFWGGWAPLGVDVLLTAFEFLVAFLQAYVFTVLTCLYLNDAIHLH
- a CDS encoding ATP synthase subunit C family protein, yielding MEYLQPAKMIGAGLAVIGLGGVGAGIGNIFSSLINSIARNPASRGQVFGLAMLGFALVEAVALYALLISFLILFT